One window of the Phalacrocorax aristotelis chromosome 27, bGulAri2.1, whole genome shotgun sequence genome contains the following:
- the LOC142048770 gene encoding maestro heat-like repeat family member 5 — translation MQLLQEHLRGPNLGLHWLVLKGLITLSERPDTAGKIQVLLPDVVETLQDANKDIKRMALLVFQNMVHYMKRKKASRTALQFSEKLLLLFDDERSQLRETSICLFKDLMEAVVWCDRRRLKTKVRRGLLPLLFHMSDQSPSVAKVSRKALTAVAKILEWEELRHVICPHQTQRITKCLLEQDRSRAEGYCHQSLPYLKDAQAPLREAAP, via the exons ATGCAACTCCTCCAGGAGCACCTGAGGGGTCCAAACCTGGGGCTTCACTGGCTAGTGCTCAAGGGTCTCATCACCCTCTCAGAAAGACCCGATACA GCAGGAAAAATCCAGGTCCTGCTGCCAGATGTTGTGGAGACCCTGCAGGATGCCAACAAAGACATCAAGAGGATGGCCCTGCTGGTCTTCCAAAACATGGTGCATTatatgaagaggaagaaggccAGCCGCACCGCTCTCCAGTTCTCAGAGAAGCTCCTGCTGCTCTTTGATGAT GAGCGCAGCCAGCTGCGAGAGACCTCCATctgcctcttcaaagacctgatGGAGGCTGTGGTGTGGTGTGACAGAAGGAGGCTGAAGACCAAAGTGCGGAGGGGGCTGCTCCCGCTCCTCTTCCACATGAGCGACCAGAGCCCGAGCGTGGCCAAG GTTTCTAGGAAAGCCCTCACTGCTGTGGCAAAGATCCTGGAATGGGAAGAGCTCAGGCACGTGATCTGCCCACATCAGACTCAGAGGATCACAAAGTGCTTG ctggagcaggacaggagcagggCCGAAGGATACTGTCATCAGAGCCTGCCATACCTGAAGGATGCTCAGGCCCCCTTGCGCGAGGCAGCC CCCtga